A genomic region of Photobacterium swingsii contains the following coding sequences:
- the gyrA gene encoding DNA topoisomerase (ATP-hydrolyzing) subunit A, with protein MSDLAKEITPVNIEEELKGSYLDYAMSVIVGRALPDVRDGLKPVHRRVLFAMNVLGNDWNKAYKKSARVVGDVIGKYHPHGDSAVYDTIVRMAQPFSLRYMLVDGQGNFGSVDGDSAAAMRYTEIRMAKIAHELLADLDKETVDYVPNYDGTEQIPAVLPTRVPNLLVNGSSGIAVGMATNIPPHNLGEVINGCLAYIDNEDITIDQLMDYIPGPDFPTAALINGRKGIIDAYNTGRGKVYMRAKAEIEADKNGKETIIVTEIPYQVNKARLIEKVAELVKDKKVEGISALRDESDKDGMRIVIECKRDAVGEVILNNLYSQTQLQTTFGINMVALDHGQPKLFNLKEMLKCFVNHRREVVTRRTIFELRKARERAHILEGLAIALVNIDEIIELIKQAPTPQVAREGLLARPWQLGDVASMLERAGVDAARPEWLAPQYGIHGGQYFLTEQQAQAILELRLHRLTGLEHEKILDEYKGLLDIIEELLLILGSSERLMEVIREELFAVKEQFNDERRTEITAASHDIDLEDLITQEDVVVTLSHEGYVKYQVLSDYEAQRRGGKGKAATRMKDEDFIERLLVANTHDTILCFSSRGRMYWLKVYQLPLASRTARGKPIVNILPLEEGERITAILPVKEYEDDKFVFMATADGTVKKTPLTDFSRPRSAGIIAVNLREGDSLIGVDVTNSTDQIMLFSEAGKVVRFSEEQVRGMGRTAAGVRGMKLAEGDKVVSLIVPHNDGDVLTVTENGYGKRTALEEYPAKSRATQGVVSIKVSERNGKVVGAVQAEDGDEFMMITNGGTLVRTRVSEVSRVGRNTQGVTLIRTAEDELVVGLQRIDEPEEVLLDDDAVIDGEATVVDGEAVEGQAPDAEQPQQPESDSEQDESTDEE; from the coding sequence ATGAGCGATCTTGCAAAAGAGATCACGCCCGTAAACATTGAAGAGGAGCTGAAAGGCTCATACCTCGACTATGCGATGTCAGTTATCGTTGGTCGTGCTCTTCCGGATGTGCGTGATGGCCTAAAGCCTGTGCACCGTCGCGTATTATTCGCGATGAATGTGCTAGGCAATGACTGGAATAAAGCATATAAAAAGTCTGCCCGTGTGGTAGGTGACGTAATCGGTAAATATCACCCACACGGTGATAGCGCTGTATACGACACTATCGTACGTATGGCGCAACCATTCTCACTGCGATACATGTTAGTCGACGGTCAAGGTAACTTCGGTTCCGTTGATGGTGACTCCGCAGCGGCAATGCGTTACACCGAAATTCGTATGGCAAAAATTGCCCACGAATTGTTGGCAGATCTCGATAAAGAAACTGTTGATTATGTACCTAACTATGATGGTACAGAGCAAATCCCAGCCGTTCTACCTACCAGAGTGCCAAACTTACTGGTAAATGGTTCGTCGGGTATTGCCGTGGGTATGGCAACAAACATCCCACCGCATAACTTGGGTGAAGTGATTAATGGTTGTCTTGCTTATATCGATAATGAAGATATCACTATCGATCAGCTAATGGATTACATTCCAGGTCCAGATTTCCCAACAGCAGCATTGATCAATGGCCGTAAAGGTATTATCGATGCGTACAACACTGGCCGCGGTAAAGTTTACATGCGTGCCAAAGCTGAAATCGAAGCTGACAAGAATGGTAAAGAAACCATTATTGTTACTGAAATCCCTTATCAAGTTAACAAAGCGCGTCTAATCGAGAAGGTTGCCGAGCTAGTTAAAGATAAGAAGGTTGAAGGCATCAGTGCACTACGTGATGAGTCTGATAAAGACGGCATGCGTATTGTTATTGAATGTAAGCGCGATGCTGTGGGCGAAGTTATTCTGAATAACCTGTACTCACAAACTCAGCTTCAAACAACATTTGGTATCAACATGGTTGCACTAGACCATGGCCAACCTAAGTTGTTTAACCTAAAAGAAATGCTGAAGTGCTTCGTGAATCACCGCCGTGAAGTGGTGACACGCCGTACTATTTTTGAATTGCGTAAAGCGCGTGAGCGTGCGCATATTCTTGAAGGTTTAGCGATTGCGCTCGTTAACATCGATGAAATCATCGAGTTAATCAAGCAAGCGCCAACACCACAAGTTGCTCGTGAAGGCCTATTGGCGCGTCCATGGCAGCTTGGTGATGTTGCCTCTATGCTTGAACGTGCTGGCGTTGATGCTGCTCGTCCTGAATGGCTAGCACCTCAATACGGTATTCACGGTGGACAGTACTTCTTAACTGAACAACAAGCACAAGCGATCCTTGAGCTTCGTTTACACCGTCTAACGGGCCTTGAGCACGAGAAGATCCTTGATGAATACAAAGGTCTTCTAGATATTATCGAAGAACTACTGCTTATTTTGGGTAGCTCTGAGCGTCTAATGGAAGTTATTCGCGAAGAACTATTTGCAGTGAAAGAGCAGTTCAACGATGAGCGTCGCACTGAAATCACAGCCGCAAGCCACGATATCGACCTTGAAGATCTAATCACGCAAGAAGATGTTGTCGTAACACTGTCTCACGAAGGTTACGTTAAGTATCAAGTGCTAAGTGATTACGAAGCGCAACGTCGTGGTGGTAAAGGTAAAGCGGCAACACGCATGAAAGATGAAGACTTCATCGAGCGTCTGCTAGTGGCCAATACTCACGATACGATTCTGTGCTTCTCAAGCCGTGGTCGTATGTACTGGCTGAAAGTTTACCAGTTACCGCTAGCGAGCCGTACTGCACGTGGTAAGCCAATTGTTAACATTCTTCCATTAGAAGAAGGTGAACGCATTACTGCTATCTTGCCTGTTAAAGAATACGAAGATGATAAGTTTGTATTCATGGCAACAGCAGACGGTACAGTTAAGAAAACGCCATTAACTGATTTCAGTCGTCCTCGTAGCGCAGGTATCATTGCGGTGAACCTACGTGAAGGTGATTCACTGATTGGTGTTGACGTTACTAACAGCACTGACCAAATCATGCTGTTCTCTGAAGCGGGTAAAGTGGTTCGCTTCTCTGAAGAACAAGTGCGTGGTATGGGCCGTACAGCTGCGGGTGTTCGTGGTATGAAACTAGCGGAAGGCGACAAAGTTGTCTCGCTAATCGTACCGCACAATGACGGTGACGTACTGACAGTAACTGAAAACGGTTACGGTAAGCGTACTGCATTGGAAGAATACCCAGCGAAGAGCCGTGCAACACAAGGTGTTGTATCGATTAAAGTCTCTGAGCGTAATGGTAAAGTCGTTGGTGCCGTTCAAGCTGAAGATGGTGACGAATTCATGATGATCACTAATGGTGGTACTCTGGTTCGTACGCGTGTGTCTGAAGTTAGCCGTGTTGGCCGTAACACTCAAGGTGTTACCTTGATCCGAACTGCGGAAGATGAGCTTGTTGTTGGCCTACAACGTATCGATGAGCCTGAAGAAGTGTTACTGGATGACGACGCTGTCATTGATGGCGAAGCAACCGTGGTTGACGGTGAAGCAGTGGAAGGCCAAGCGCCTGATGCTGAACAGCCACAACAACCTGAATCTGATTCAGAGCAAGATGAATCAACTGACGAAGAGTAA
- a CDS encoding HAD family hydrolase — MPQPITGVLFDLDGTLLDTAPDMALAANKVLANHGIPPLREHQIQANTSFGAKGLLEAGFDGIPDHLDFPQLRQAFLDYYQENICINTRFYQGIETLLLTLEQHNVPWGIMTNKPAFLTDLLLPFFPLLLKAKAIVCGDTLPLAKPHPEPLLYASELIAIPHHQCAYIGDIEKDMIAANAANMQGYVASWGYIGEHHSPEEWNAAGVLPTPQDILALLLK, encoded by the coding sequence ATGCCTCAACCAATTACAGGTGTACTGTTTGATCTTGATGGTACATTGTTAGATACCGCACCTGACATGGCACTCGCTGCTAACAAAGTTTTAGCTAATCACGGTATTCCCCCGCTGCGTGAACATCAAATTCAAGCCAACACCAGTTTTGGTGCGAAAGGCTTATTAGAAGCCGGATTTGATGGCATTCCAGATCATTTAGACTTCCCTCAACTTCGCCAAGCTTTTCTTGATTATTACCAAGAAAATATCTGTATCAACACCCGATTTTACCAAGGTATTGAAACCCTCTTGCTAACCTTAGAACAGCATAATGTGCCATGGGGGATCATGACCAACAAGCCGGCCTTTTTAACCGATTTGCTATTGCCCTTCTTTCCACTATTGCTCAAAGCCAAAGCCATCGTATGCGGCGATACCCTCCCCCTTGCAAAACCTCATCCTGAACCCTTGCTCTACGCCAGTGAGTTAATTGCGATCCCCCATCATCAGTGCGCCTATATTGGGGACATAGAGAAAGACATGATTGCAGCCAATGCCGCTAACATGCAGGGTTATGTCGCCAGTTGGGGTTATATCGGTGAGCATCATTCACCTGAAGAATGGAATGCGGCTGGTGTTCTGCCTACACCGCAAGACATACTCGCTTTGTTGCTTAAATAA
- the ubiG gene encoding bifunctional 2-polyprenyl-6-hydroxyphenol methylase/3-demethylubiquinol 3-O-methyltransferase UbiG: MTKPLNVDPAEISKFEDMASRWWDLEGEFKPLHEINPLRLNYVMDHADGLFGKKVLDVGCGGGILAESMAVEGAEVTGLDMGKEPLTVARLHALETGTKVEYVQSTAEEHAEQNPEAYDVVTCMEMLEHVPDPASVIAACAKMVKPGGHVFFSTLNRNAKSYLFAIVGAEQLLKIVPKGTHDHSKFIRPSEMMAMIDQTPLQDRHITGLHYNPLTNNYWLGNNVDVNYIVHTVKPL, from the coding sequence ATGACCAAACCGTTAAATGTCGATCCGGCAGAAATCAGTAAATTTGAAGATATGGCCTCACGCTGGTGGGATCTTGAAGGTGAATTCAAACCCCTTCATGAAATCAACCCATTACGTCTAAATTACGTAATGGATCACGCTGATGGCTTGTTTGGTAAGAAAGTGCTCGATGTTGGCTGCGGCGGCGGTATTTTAGCAGAAAGTATGGCCGTCGAAGGGGCTGAAGTCACTGGCCTTGATATGGGCAAAGAGCCTCTGACTGTGGCTCGCTTACACGCATTGGAAACAGGCACAAAAGTGGAGTACGTGCAGAGCACGGCTGAAGAACATGCCGAGCAAAACCCAGAAGCTTATGACGTAGTTACCTGCATGGAAATGCTAGAACATGTGCCAGATCCTGCCTCTGTCATTGCTGCTTGCGCTAAAATGGTAAAGCCAGGCGGACACGTATTTTTCTCGACACTGAACCGCAATGCCAAATCTTACTTATTTGCTATTGTAGGCGCTGAGCAACTACTTAAAATCGTTCCAAAAGGCACGCACGATCACAGCAAGTTCATCCGACCTTCAGAAATGATGGCCATGATAGATCAGACCCCGCTGCAAGACCGTCACATAACGGGTCTTCACTACAACCCGTTAACCAATAACTACTGGCTAGGTAATAATGTGGATGTGAACTACATCGTGCATACCGTGAAACCTCTGTAG